In Microplitis demolitor isolate Queensland-Clemson2020A chromosome 9, iyMicDemo2.1a, whole genome shotgun sequence, one genomic interval encodes:
- the LOC103578484 gene encoding putative ankyrin repeat protein RF_0381, whose protein sequence is MNDLEKYFDVMNSMKKGNTQKVIDIVEEFGLSFCSLLDDGYKLLSVAVEKNQVEMVANLLHYDAKVNSDRDIMSLLQIAAINNNTTIFKMLLERGATINYSHIYNKKSPIKLAIEHNNIDIVRLIVKHKNFGKKYDPSLLHMAVKNNNLEMVRLLLETGADVNEYDDNESAPIHEAVVYCTNDILQLLLDYGADINAKNKYGDTPVSLVLMHSYDETPMMHSHNIMMQT, encoded by the exons atgAATGACTTGGAAAAATACTTCGACGTAAtgaattcaatgaaaaaaggAAATACGCAAAAAGTAATTGATATAGTAGAAGAATTTGGTTTATCATTCTGCTCATTGCTGGATGATGGGTATAAACTACTTTCTGTTGccgttgaaaaaaatcaagtagAAATGGTGGCTAATTTATTGCACTACGATGCAAAAGTTAACAGCGATCGTGATATCATGTCACTTCTTCAGATAGCtgccataaataataacacgacaattttcaaaatgctCCTGGAACGCGGTgctacaataaattatagtcatatttataataaaaaatcaccaaTTAAGTTAGCAATTGAGCACAACAATATTGACATTGTGAGACTTATCGTTaagcataaaaattttggaaaaaaatatgatccGTCACTACTGCATATGGCTGTCAAGAACAACAACTTGGAAATGGTtcgattattattagaaaCTGGTGCGGATGTAAATGAGTATGATGATAATGAATCAGCTCCAATCCATGAGGCAGTAGTTTACTGCACAAATGATATTttgcaattattattagacTATGGAGCAGACATTaatgctaaaaataaatatggagACACTCCAGTTTCTTTGGTTTTAATGCATTCTTATGACGAAACTCCTATGATGCATTCTCATAAC ATAATGATGCAGACATAA